In the Hordeum vulgare subsp. vulgare chromosome 7H, MorexV3_pseudomolecules_assembly, whole genome shotgun sequence genome, one interval contains:
- the LOC123408619 gene encoding uncharacterized protein LOC123408619 has product MAESSENAAAAPVPAPPAAPAPATVPSWAPKTSPPASSGIPPRYDLDTKWDACLDLSIRRVAYSSLAGAFGGLILFHFPLSCLTLVWYVCIYLQMQIFVKTLTGKTITLEVESSHTIEKFQGQDPGQGGHPLTPLQNY; this is encoded by the exons ATGGCGGAGTCGTCCGAGAACGCCGCCGCTGCGCCCGTGCCCGCGCCACCTGCCGCCCCCGCCCCGGCCACGGTCCCGTCGTGGGCGCCGAAGACGTCCCCGCCCGCCAGCTCTGGGATCCCGCCGCGGTACGACCTGGACACCAAGTGGGAcgcctgcctcgacctctccatccGCCGCGTTGCCTACTCCTCCCTTGCCGGCGCCTTCGGGGGCCTCATCCTCTTCC ATTTCCCTTTATCGTGCCTTACCCTTGTATGGTATGTTTGTATTTATTTACAGATGCAGATCTTTGTGAAGACCCTCACCGGCAAGACCATCACCCTCGAGGTCGAGTCCTCTCACACCATTGAAAAATTTCAAGGCCAAGATCCAGGACAAGGAGGGCATCCTCTGACAccattgcaaaactactaa